GCCGCGAACAGGGGTAGGCGCACCAACGATCGTACGGCGAACCACACATCACGGGTCAGCGTGTCGGTCCAGGTCAATGCGAGGCTCCTGTCGAATGGGGCGTTCGATTAGACGGTCCAGACTTTCGCAAGGTTGGAACAGGGCGCGCTAATAACAACGACTGCGCGATTGCGAAGACGACTCGAGAGCTCGCCGCCGCGTGCGCTCTATGCATGGACTACGATTGGCGGCTGCGCGCGATCCGGCCCAACCGATTGCTACAGTCGGTCGCCGGCTGATCGGCGGCGGCTTCCGCGACCGAGTGCCCAGTCGCCCGGGCCGTAGGTCGCGAGCAGGAGCAGGCCGCCCATGATGCCCATGTTCTTGAAGAATTCGGTCGTGTACATGCCGGAGGTGTTCCCGGACTTGTTCCAGAAGTCGTGCAGCTCGACGCTCACGATGGCGAGATAGACGAACATCGTCGCCGCGGCCGCGCGTGCGCCGAACCCGGTGACCACGCAGATGGATCCGAGCAGCTCGATGGCGAGTGCCATGCCGAGTAAGGGAGCGATGAGGGGCAGCCCATGCGCCGCCATGTATGCCGCTTGGCCGCTCCAACCAAAGATCTTGCCGTTCAGCGCGATGAGGAATTCCGAGACGAGTAGCAACCGAGCGACGAGCGGAAGGAGACCAAATCGCACACGCTCGTTGAAGCGGGTTGGTCGGATATCCGCAGGACGGTTTGCCTTGCTCGGGGGGGGCGCCAGTCCGCTCACCGGATAGGGCATGAGACCATTTCCGATCGTCTGGACAGGGTGATTCGTCAGGGAGTCTTGGGCTTGTACTCCCATAGCACATTGACGATGACCCAGCGGCCGTTCCACTTCGCCAGCTCGAGGAAGTCCACCCAATCCGACGCGGTCACCCTGGCGACGGCCGCGTTGGCGAAGATGTCGAGGATGCGGAAGT
This genomic interval from Gemmatimonadaceae bacterium contains the following:
- a CDS encoding DoxX family protein — protein: MRFGLLPLVARLLLVSEFLIALNGKIFGWSGQAAYMAAHGLPLIAPLLGMALAIELLGSICVVTGFGARAAAATMFVYLAIVSVELHDFWNKSGNTSGMYTTEFFKNMGIMGGLLLLATYGPGDWALGRGSRRRSAGDRL